In one window of Brassica rapa cultivar Chiifu-401-42 chromosome A07, CAAS_Brap_v3.01, whole genome shotgun sequence DNA:
- the LOC103830253 gene encoding uncharacterized protein LOC103830253, protein MNPKNHENEGFIATPDTTPSARVSIFAKGPFRKYRQMVFQTRIFEAVADRISMPSPYTKRRSLSAPPSVTRRSKGGFFYKPILFTLFLLALPLFPSQAPEFVGSETVLTKFWELIHLLFVGIAVAYGLFSRRSVESSLDSRTSRVVDESSLSYVSSFFPVSSVFDEDSCDFRSDVSARGSLAVVSERGSESFSQVQAWNSQYYQGRSKVVVVARPDYGLDGHVVHQPLGLPVRSLRSGLRDGAALEDSSCDEAVNEEAEESLADKDFDEVVAAPPSPPVVVPWDSRPEMMAMGDNYFSNFQPLPVDETHYAALESRSSQSTVSSSSSSSSSSRTSFESHTQNRFSPSRSVSEELLDPNVDEPVKEKSLEASSRSSSPSPPLVTDDTHRRVLHSRRYSDGSLVEEDVRQGLEDELETSEVRSRRNEKIFKKKELGSKSLKLTAESSRKGKNKSRRSYPPDPISSPISGADDSTTRRHKSDDHLLEDNIRKGLESDRNKVRVKKGRSQDSLPPSPPLPPSPPLVIDDTHKRVLHSRHYSDGSLLEEDELEVSEVRGRRTEVFSKKELGSKSLKLTAESSRRGKIKSCRSYPSDADDSTTRRRDLQHKSDGHFLEDSTRKGLESDHNKLSVKKGGSHESLELTAEASSLTIPAVDVEFQPKNAKASRRAVRSSRGDCDTLLVKDIKRNSEDDFMDKSRKKDVHGDNKEVKSSSPRREPQSWRGSSKASSRGKSVRTIRSDRHGKHLKTGGDSSHDRTEPKAESHGRTKPRRQWQQELAIVLHQEKLPETHAKSEPQDDDATEETEVKQLQLTLEEEEEAAAAWESQSNASHDHYEVDRKADEFIAKFREQIRLQKLHSGEQPRGGGIGIIRNSHIR, encoded by the exons ATGAATCCCAAGAACCATGAAAACGAAGGTTTTATCGCAACTCCTGATACGACGCCGTCCGCTCGTGTATCAATATTTGCCAAGGGTCCATTCCGTAAATATAGGCAAATGGTCTTTCAGACAAGGATCTTCGAAGCTGTTGCAGATAGA ATCTCAATGCCGTCTCCGTACACCAAGCGTCGCTCCCTCTCCGCGCCTCCGTCTGTCACCCGTCGGTCGAAAGGAGGATTCTTTTATAAACCTATCCTATTCACTCTGTTTCTCCTCGCCTTGCCGCTGTTCCCTTCTCAGGCTCCGGAGTTCGTCGGCAGCGAGACAGTGCTCACCAAGTTCTGGGAACTGATTCACCTCCTTTTCGTCGGCATTGCTGTCGCTTATGGTTTGTTTAGCCGTAGGAGTGTTGAATCATCGCTTGATTCGAGGACGAGCCGTGTAGTAGATGAGTCTTCCTTGTCTTATGTCTCTAGTTTCTTCCCGGTTTCCTCTGTTTTCGACGAGGATTCTTGTGATTTTAGGAGTGATGTGAGTGCTCGAGGTTCTCTAGCTGTAGTGAGTGAGAGAGGATCTGAGTCTTTTAGTCAAGTGCAAGCTTGGAACTCGCAGTATTACCAAGGGAGATCtaaagttgttgttgttgctcgaCCAGATTATGGTCTTGATGGCCATGTTGTGCACCAGCCATTAGGCTTGCCGGTTAGGAGTTTAAGGTCTGGTTTGAGAGATGGCGCAGCTCTTGAGGACAGCTCTTGTGATGAAGCTGTAAACGAGGAAGCTGAGGAGTCATTGGCTGATAAGGATTTTGATGAGGTCGTGGCTGCTCCTCCGTCTCCACCTGTTGTTGTTCCATGGGATTCTAGACCTGAAATGATGGCAATGGGAGAcaactatttttcaaattttcagcCTCTGCCAGTGGATGAAACTCACTATGCGGCACTTGAATCAAGATCTTCTCAGTCtactgtttcttcttcttcttcttcttcttcatcatcaagaACTAGCTTTGAGTCTCATACTCAGAACAGATTCTCACCTTCTCGTTCTGTGTCTGAAGAGTTGTTAGACCCGAATGTGGATGAACCAGTTAAGGAGAAGAGTCTTGAGGCTTCATCAAGGTCTAGTTCCCCATCTCCACCATTGGTGACTGATGATACGCACAGGCGTGTCTTACATTCTCGGCGTTATAGTGATGGCTCTTTGGTAGAGGAAGATGTAAGGCAGGGGCTGGAAGATGAACTGGAGACGAGTGAAGTCAGAAGCAGAAGAAACGAGAAGATCTTCAAGAAAAAGGAGCTGGGATCAAAATCACTAAAACTGACTGCTGAAAGTTCCCGGAAAGGGAAGAACAAATCTCGCAGATCATATCCTCCTGATCCAATTTCATCTCCCATTAGTGGTGCTGATGATTCCACAACTAGAAGGCACAAGAGTGATGACCATTTGCTTGAAGACAATATCAGGAAAGGATTGGAGTCTGACCGCAACAAGGTGAGGGTTAAGAAGGGACGGAGTCAAGACTCTTTGCCCCCATCACCACCACTGCCTCCATCTCCACCATTAGTGATTGATGATACACACAAGCGTGTCTTACATTCTCGGCATTATAGTGATGGTTCTTTGTTAGAGGAAGATGAATTGGAGGTAAGTGAAGTCAGAGGCAGAAGAACAGAAGTCTTCAGCAAGAAGGAGCTGGGATCCAAATCACTGAAACTGACTGCTGAGAGTTCCCGGAGAGGGAAGATCAAATCTTGCAGATCATATCCTTCTGATGCTGATGATTCCACCACTAGAAGGCGTGATCTTCAGCACAAGAGTGATGGCCATTTCCTTGAAGACAGCACCAGGAAAGGATTGGAGTCTGACCATAACAAGCTGAGTGTCAAGAAGGGAGGGAGTCACGAGTCTTTGGAGCTAACAGCAGAAGCTTCAAGCCTGACCATTCCTGCTGTGGATGTAGAGTTCCAACCAAAGAACGCCAAGGCTTCAAGGCGTGCAGTGCGCTCTTCACGAGGGGACTGTGACACTTTGCTGGTGAAAGACATCAAAAGAAACTCAGAGGATGACTTTATGGATAAGTCTAGAAAGAAAGATGTTCATGGTGATAACAAGGAAGTGAAATCAAGTAGTCCAAGACGTGAACCACAATCTTGGAGAGGTTCTAGTAAAGCTTCATCTCGAGGGAAGTCCGTGAGGACCATAAGATCTGATCGCCATGGGAAACATCTAAAGACAGGTGGAGATTCATCTCATGACAGGACAGAACCTAAAGCAGAAAGCCACGGAAGAACAAAACCAAGAAGACAATGGCAACAAGAGCTAGCAATTGTGCTACACCAGGAGAAGCTTCCAGAAACTCACGCTAAATCAGAGCCACAAGACGATGATGCTACTGAAGAAACCGAGGTAAAGCAACTTCAACTAACcttggaggaagaagaagaagctgcagCAGCTTGGGAAAGCCAGAGCAATGCAAGCCACGACCACTACGAAGTTGATAGAAAAGCTGATGAGTTCATAGCCAAGTTCAGAGAACAGATTAGGTTGCAGAAACTTCATTCCGGTGAACAACCTAGAGGTGGTGGAATTGGCATTATCCGAAACAGCCACATCAGATGA